A stretch of Tenrec ecaudatus isolate mTenEca1 chromosome 2, mTenEca1.hap1, whole genome shotgun sequence DNA encodes these proteins:
- the LOC142440450 gene encoding olfactory receptor 2B11: MRSGNQSFLEHSPKNFILLGVSERPWLELPLFVVLLVSYILAVLGNIAIITVSRIDAQLQSPMYIFLSHLSFLDLCYTTTTVPQMLFNMGGSRKTISYGGCTVQYAIFHWLGCTECIVLAAMALDRYVAICEPLRYAVIMHHPLCQQLVAVAWVSGFGNSLVQVILTVQLPFCGEHVLNNFFCEVPAMIKLSCADTAVNDATLAVLVAFFVLVPLGFILLSYGFIARAVLRIQSSKGRHKAFGTCTSHLVVVSLFYLPAIYMYLQPPSSYSQEQGKFISLFYSIITPTLNPFIYTLRNKDVKGALRRLLERMGELC; this comes from the coding sequence ATGAGAAGTGGCAACCAGAGTTTCTTGGAGCATTCTCCGAAAAACTTTATCCTGCTGGGTGTCTCTGAGAGGCCATGgctggaacttcctctttttgtgGTCCTTCTAGTTTCCTACATTCTGGCCGTGTTGGGCAACATTGCCATCATCACAGTGTCCCGGATCGATGCCCAGCTCCAAAGTCCCATGTACATCTTCCTCAGCCATCTGTCCTTTCTAGACCTCTGCTACACCACCACCACAGTCCCACAAATGCTGTTCAATATGGGCGGCTCCAGAAAGACCATCAGCTACGGTGGCTGCACGGTTCAGTATGCTATTTTTCACTGGCTGGGCTGCACTGAGTGCATCGTCTTAGCTGCCATGGCCCtggaccgctatgtggccatctgcgAACCCCTCCGGTATGCCGTGATCATGCACCACCCTCTCTGCCAGCAGCTTGTGGCGGTGGCCTGGGTCAGTGGCTTTGGCAATTCCCTAGTTCAGGTGATCTTGACAGTGCAGTTGCCCTTCTGTGGAGAGCATGTGCTAAACAACTTCTTCTGTGAAGTGCCAGCCATGATCAAGCTTTCATGTGCTGACACGGCAGTGAATGATGCCACCTTGGCTGTGCTGGTGGCCTTCTTTGTTTTGGTCCCCCTAGGTTTCATCCTTCTCTCCTATGGTTTCATTGCCCGCGCGGTGCTCAGGATTCAGTCCTCCAAGGGACGACACAAAGCCTTTGGTACCTGTACTTCCCATCTGGTGGTTGTCTCCCTCTTTTACCTACCTGCCATCTACATGTATCTGCAACCCCCTTCCAGCTACTCTCAAGAGCAGGGGAAATTTATTTCCCTCTTCTATTCCATAATCACCCCCACTCTCAATCCCTTCATCTATACCCTGAGGAATAAAGACGTGAAAGGAGCCCTGAGAAGACTCCTGGAAAGGATGGGGGAACTCTGCTGA
- the LOC142440451 gene encoding olfactory receptor 2H1-like, with the protein MDMDNDTTPDGFILLGFSDHPRLERILFVAVSIFYMITLVGNITIIFLAHTDAHLHTPMYFFLTQLSFLDLCFTTSCIPQMLVNLWGPDKTISYLGCAAQLYIFLGLGAAECVLLLVMAFDRYVAVCRPLHYAIIMHPKLCQKLALFVWVSGIFGTLVQSPTTMKLPFCHHHQVDDFVCEVPALIRLACGDTLINELQISVIAGIFLMVPLLLILGSYGRIAQAVLAIQSQEGRSKAFRTCSSHLVVVFLFYCSGTAVYIQPRSPFSQKGGKFLTLFYTVVTPTLNPLIYTLRNKDVKEAVKRLFGKDRMASGEYGAHTFG; encoded by the coding sequence ATGGACATGGACAATGATACCACACCAGATGGTTTCATCCTTCTGGGCTTCTCCGATCATCCCAGGCTGGAAAGGATTCTCTTTGTGGCTGTGTCCATCTTTTACATGATCACTCTAGTGGGCAACATCACCATCATATTTCTGGCCCACACAGACGCGCACCTCCACacgcccatgtacttcttcctcactCAGCTCTCCTTCCTAGACCTCTGCTTCACCACAAGCTGCATCCCCCAGATGTTAGTCAATCTCTGGGGCCCAGACAAGACCATCAGCTACCTTGGATGTGCAGCTCAACTCTACATCTTCCTGGGCCTGGGGGCTGCGGAGTGCGTCCTGCTGCTGGTCATGGCTTTTGACCGCTATGTGGCAGTGTGTCGGCCCCTACACTATGCCATCATCATGCATCCGAAGCTGTGCCAGAAGTTGGCGCTCTTTGTGTGGGTGAGTGGAATATTTGGCACCTTGGTGCAGTCCCCCACCACAATGAAGCTTCCTTTCTGCCATCACCACCAGGTGGATGACTTTGTGTGTGAAGTTCCTGCATTGATACGCCTCGCCTGCGGAGACACACTTATTAATGAACTCCAGATCTCAGTGATTGCAGGCATCTTCCTGATGGTGCCATTACTCCTTATCCTTGGCTCCTATGGGCGCATTGCCCAGGCGGTGCTGGCCATTCAGTCCCAAGAAGGGAGGAGTAAGGCTTTCCGCACCTGCTCCTCCCACCTGGTGGTTGTCTTCCTCTTCTACTGCAGTGGCACTGCAGTTTATATCCAACCAAGGAGCCCGTTTTCCCAGAAAGGAGGGAAATTCCTGACGCTTTTCTacactgtggtgacccccacactCAATCCACTCATCTACACCTTGAGGAACAAAGATGTGAAGGAAGCAGTCAAGAGACTGTTTGGGAAAGACAGAATGGCCAGTGGGGAGTATGGGGCTCATACTTTCGGGTAA